In Nymphaea colorata isolate Beijing-Zhang1983 chromosome 3, ASM883128v2, whole genome shotgun sequence, a genomic segment contains:
- the LOC116251117 gene encoding uncharacterized protein LOC116251117 isoform X2 yields the protein MKKLVIELDMFDEKRRSKAMKIVVGAEGLASVAVDEKDNKKLVVIGEDMDAFEIVKSLRKKKFRAIMESLDEVKSEKKDEKKEDKKPEENKPVEKWPCVCHPNLHQHIAYPVPVVSSYGYDFDPWSIF from the exons ATGAAG AAGTTGGTAATCGAATTGGACATGTTTGATGAGAAGAGGAGGTCTAAAGCCATGAAGATTGTCGTTGGTGCTGAAG GTTTGGCGTCTGTGGCTGTGGATGAGAAGGACAACAAGAAGTTGGTAGTGATAGGTGAGGACATGGACGCCTTTGAGATCGTGAAGTCCCTAAGGAAGAAGAAATTCAGGGCGATCATGGAGAGCTTAGACGAAGTGAAGAGCGAGAAGAAGGACGAAAAAAAGGAGGACAAGAAGCCAGAGGAGAATAAGCCCGTCGAGAAGTGGCCGTGTGTTTGCCATCCTAATTTACATCAGCATATCGCGTACCCTGTTCCAGTAGTCAGTAGCTACGGCTACGACTTCGATCCTTGGTCCATTTTCTAG
- the LOC116251117 gene encoding uncharacterized protein LOC116251117 isoform X1 — MKQKLVIELDMFDEKRRSKAMKIVVGAEGLASVAVDEKDNKKLVVIGEDMDAFEIVKSLRKKKFRAIMESLDEVKSEKKDEKKEDKKPEENKPVEKWPCVCHPNLHQHIAYPVPVVSSYGYDFDPWSIF, encoded by the exons ATGAAG CAGAAGTTGGTAATCGAATTGGACATGTTTGATGAGAAGAGGAGGTCTAAAGCCATGAAGATTGTCGTTGGTGCTGAAG GTTTGGCGTCTGTGGCTGTGGATGAGAAGGACAACAAGAAGTTGGTAGTGATAGGTGAGGACATGGACGCCTTTGAGATCGTGAAGTCCCTAAGGAAGAAGAAATTCAGGGCGATCATGGAGAGCTTAGACGAAGTGAAGAGCGAGAAGAAGGACGAAAAAAAGGAGGACAAGAAGCCAGAGGAGAATAAGCCCGTCGAGAAGTGGCCGTGTGTTTGCCATCCTAATTTACATCAGCATATCGCGTACCCTGTTCCAGTAGTCAGTAGCTACGGCTACGACTTCGATCCTTGGTCCATTTTCTAG